Proteins from one Gaiella occulta genomic window:
- a CDS encoding helix-turn-helix domain-containing protein encodes MSYTGAITFKRARTPHYDDPVAVGRRLHEAREAAAMSQRELAFPGCSAAYISRIERGERIPSLQVMRELARRLGVSEALLAFGRDPIDSGVASRVRDVEAAEASGDAAARTRAYQALSRAASKAARAISS; translated from the coding sequence ATGAGCTACACGGGAGCGATCACCTTCAAACGGGCCCGGACACCGCACTACGACGACCCGGTCGCCGTCGGCCGGCGCCTGCACGAGGCACGGGAGGCCGCCGCGATGAGCCAGCGCGAGCTCGCGTTCCCCGGGTGCAGCGCCGCCTACATCTCGCGCATCGAGCGCGGGGAGCGGATTCCGTCGCTCCAGGTGATGCGGGAGCTCGCGCGGCGGCTCGGCGTGTCCGAGGCGCTCCTCGCCTTCGGCCGCGACCCGATCGACTCCGGCGTCGCCTCCCGCGTGCGCGACGTCGAGGCCGCCGAGGCGAGCGGCGACGCCGCGGCCCGCACCCGCGCCTACCAGGCCCTGTCGCGGGCGGCGTCGAAGGCCGCTCGGGCGATCTCGAGCTAG
- a CDS encoding CBS domain-containing protein, which translates to MKVKDVMTTEVVTATPGMSLKEAAGLLAGRGISGMPVVAEDGKVLGVISEADVLVKEAEARPAGGLLRWLAMPDPAWAQRSVAVTVGEAMSAPALTITPGRPVAEAARVMLEEGVNRLPVVDRDGTLAGLVSRGDLVRAFARSDEEIRREIEEDVLRRVLWLEEGTVRVSVDDGAVTLSGEMPTADDARIASTFVSRVPGVVSVASTVRHRADQ; encoded by the coding sequence ATGAAGGTCAAGGACGTGATGACGACCGAGGTCGTGACGGCCACGCCCGGCATGTCGCTCAAGGAGGCCGCGGGCCTGCTCGCCGGTCGCGGCATCTCGGGCATGCCCGTCGTGGCAGAGGACGGCAAGGTGCTCGGCGTCATCTCCGAGGCGGACGTGCTCGTGAAGGAAGCGGAGGCCCGCCCGGCAGGCGGGCTGCTGCGCTGGCTCGCGATGCCGGATCCGGCCTGGGCGCAGCGCAGCGTCGCCGTCACCGTCGGCGAGGCGATGTCGGCGCCCGCGCTCACGATCACCCCGGGACGGCCGGTCGCCGAGGCCGCACGGGTGATGCTCGAAGAGGGCGTCAACCGGCTGCCCGTCGTCGACCGGGACGGGACGCTCGCGGGGCTCGTCAGCCGCGGCGACCTCGTGCGCGCGTTCGCTCGCAGCGACGAGGAGATCCGGCGCGAGATCGAGGAGGACGTGCTGCGCCGGGTGCTCTGGCTCGAGGAGGGCACCGTGCGCGTGTCGGTCGACGACGGAGCGGTGACGCTCAGCGGCGAGATGCCGACGGCCGACGACGCCCGCATCGCGTCGACCTTCGTCTCACGCGTTCCCGGGGTCGTGTCGGTCGCCTCGACGGTACGGCACCGCGCGGATCAGTAG
- a CDS encoding FAD-dependent oxidoreductase encodes MGRDADIVVVGGGITGVAAARALAQGGRAVLLLEQFELGHDRGSSHGGSRIFRLAYPDAHYVRLAQGAREGWRELEAECGETLIVTAGALDFGPIALEHARALASCGVRYELLDGRDVSMRWPIDADPGEPVLYQPDGGTTLADRAHAAFAAAARQSGAEILENTPVTEIELGPGVVRVHTAREEIVARAVVVAAGAWAQALLAPLRIELAVVPTRETVTYFDLPGALELPTVVDDAVPDARAHGLRRPGLINYALPAPGIGLKCGLHHAGPPANPDERGEPDEAVVRWASTWVARRFPEVDPSPVGAETCLYTSTADESFVLERHGRVVVASACSGHGFKFAPLLGRTIAAMARDAAG; translated from the coding sequence ATGGGGCGCGATGCGGATATCGTCGTCGTCGGCGGCGGGATCACCGGGGTCGCGGCGGCCCGCGCCCTGGCGCAGGGCGGTCGCGCGGTGCTCCTGCTCGAGCAGTTCGAGCTGGGCCACGATCGCGGCTCGAGCCACGGCGGCTCCCGCATCTTCCGGCTCGCATACCCGGACGCCCACTACGTGCGCCTGGCGCAGGGGGCACGGGAGGGGTGGCGCGAGCTGGAGGCGGAGTGCGGGGAGACGCTCATCGTCACGGCCGGCGCGCTCGACTTCGGGCCGATCGCGCTCGAGCACGCGCGTGCGCTCGCATCCTGCGGCGTCCGCTACGAGCTCCTCGACGGGCGCGACGTGAGCATGCGCTGGCCGATCGACGCCGACCCGGGCGAACCGGTGCTCTACCAGCCGGACGGAGGCACGACGCTTGCCGACCGCGCGCACGCCGCATTCGCCGCGGCGGCGCGGCAGAGCGGCGCCGAGATCCTCGAGAACACTCCCGTGACGGAGATCGAGCTCGGCCCCGGCGTCGTGCGCGTGCACACGGCGCGCGAGGAGATCGTCGCCCGCGCGGTCGTCGTCGCCGCCGGAGCCTGGGCGCAGGCGCTGCTGGCGCCGCTTCGCATCGAGCTCGCCGTCGTACCGACCCGCGAGACCGTGACCTACTTCGACCTTCCCGGCGCTCTCGAGCTACCGACCGTCGTCGACGACGCGGTACCGGACGCTCGCGCCCACGGCCTGCGACGCCCCGGCCTGATCAACTACGCCCTGCCGGCGCCCGGCATCGGCCTCAAGTGCGGCCTCCATCATGCGGGCCCGCCCGCCAACCCGGACGAGCGCGGCGAGCCCGACGAAGCGGTCGTGCGCTGGGCGTCGACCTGGGTCGCACGCCGCTTCCCGGAGGTCGATCCCTCGCCGGTCGGCGCGGAGACCTGCCTCTACACGAGCACCGCCGACGAGAGCTTCGTCCTCGAGCGCCACGGCCGCGTCGTCGTCGCCTCCGCCTGCTCGGGCCACGGCTTCAAGTTCGCGCCCCTGCTCGGACGCACGATCGCGGCGATGGCGCGCGACGCGGCCGGCTGA
- a CDS encoding helix-turn-helix domain-containing protein, with product MTTPMMERGTRLTERQREVIALIAAGCSNDEVGARLGISPRTAKAHADTLRSKLGVSRRRQIPVAFRALTGEDPLSASLGALVRRPGP from the coding sequence ATGACGACCCCGATGATGGAGAGAGGCACGAGGTTGACGGAGCGGCAGCGCGAGGTGATCGCACTGATCGCGGCAGGGTGCTCGAACGACGAGGTCGGCGCGCGGCTCGGCATCTCCCCGCGAACGGCGAAGGCGCACGCGGACACGCTGCGCTCGAAGCTGGGCGTGAGCCGCCGGCGGCAGATCCCGGTCGCCTTCAGGGCGCTGACCGGCGAGGACCCTCTCTCCGCAAGCCTGGGCGCGCTGGTTCGGCGCCCGGGGCCCTGA
- a CDS encoding GNAT family N-acetyltransferase encodes MPHLVQDQDMQATVDVILRDGTTLRLRAPSADDVDAIVAFFAGLSVRSRFLRFHGLAAAGERFARTLVDPDWEEAGSLIGVMGDGSDARIVSVANYSRLRDRHAAEAAFAVADDVQRKGIGTRMLEQLAARAAAHGIESFVAEVLPENAAMLSVFENIGFRAARALEGGVYEVTFPIESTPGYRERVDARDHVAVSASLRPFFAPSTVAVIGASPRRGSIGGELFRNVLAGGFTGAAYPVNRSGEPVAGVRAYPSIDEIPDEIDLGVICLPAEHVLEAAEATLRSGTRALCVISAGFAETGDEGRARQEQLLALVRAHGARLVGPNCLGIASAAVGLNATFAPRSFPAGRIGFSSQSGALGLALLQRAEARGLGVSAFVSIGNKADVSSNDLLEWWEDDGGTDLVLLYVESFGNPRKFARIARRVARDKPILAMKSGRSRAGQKAAGSHTAALAGSDAAVDAVFRQAGVLRADTLGELLDVAALLSTQPVPRGRRVAVLTNAGGLGILCADACESAGLSLPQLCEDTRAALAAVMPAEASTANPVDMLGSATAESYRAALPLVLADPGIDAVIVLFVPPVAVATADVGAAVSEAAAASGTSKPVLAAILAAEGAPSTLRRAAQIPSFAYPEAAARALGRAAERAEWLRRAAGTVPHLDGIDHAAATEVVERALGGAAEAWLGPGDVRALLEAYGLPVVPELVAAGPEEAVAAAEKLGYPAVVKTAAAGVHKTESGGVALDLASAADVRAAAARIGGSVIVQPLISGGVELLAGVAQDPVFGPLVAFGPGGIHAELIGDAQFRLAPLTDVDADELVGGGKAGRLVAGFRGAPPADAAALSDVLHRLSRLAEDVPELAELDLNPVLGLEHGAVVVDARVRLARPPAPTGPKSW; translated from the coding sequence GTGCCGCACCTCGTGCAGGATCAGGACATGCAGGCCACCGTCGACGTCATCCTCCGCGACGGGACGACGCTGCGTCTGCGCGCTCCCAGCGCCGACGACGTCGACGCGATCGTCGCCTTCTTCGCCGGCCTCTCGGTGCGCAGCCGCTTCCTCCGCTTCCACGGTCTCGCCGCCGCCGGCGAGCGGTTCGCCCGCACCCTCGTCGATCCCGACTGGGAGGAGGCGGGCTCGCTGATCGGCGTCATGGGCGACGGCTCCGACGCGCGCATCGTGTCCGTCGCCAACTACAGCCGCCTGCGCGATCGTCACGCGGCAGAGGCCGCGTTCGCGGTCGCCGACGACGTCCAGCGCAAGGGGATCGGCACGCGGATGCTCGAGCAGCTCGCCGCGCGCGCCGCCGCCCACGGCATCGAATCCTTCGTCGCCGAGGTGCTGCCGGAGAACGCGGCCATGCTGTCGGTGTTCGAGAACATCGGCTTTCGCGCCGCCCGCGCCCTCGAGGGCGGCGTCTACGAGGTCACGTTCCCGATCGAGTCGACCCCCGGGTACCGCGAGCGTGTCGACGCGCGCGACCACGTCGCCGTCTCGGCGTCGCTGCGGCCCTTCTTCGCGCCGTCGACGGTCGCCGTGATCGGTGCCTCCCCACGCCGCGGCTCGATCGGCGGCGAGCTGTTCCGCAACGTCCTCGCCGGAGGCTTCACCGGCGCCGCCTACCCGGTCAACCGCTCCGGCGAGCCCGTGGCCGGCGTCCGCGCCTACCCGTCCATCGACGAGATCCCCGACGAAATCGACCTCGGCGTCATCTGCCTCCCCGCAGAGCACGTGCTCGAGGCCGCCGAGGCGACGCTCCGCAGCGGCACGCGCGCGCTCTGCGTGATCTCGGCCGGGTTCGCCGAGACCGGCGACGAGGGCCGGGCCCGGCAGGAGCAGCTGCTCGCCCTCGTCCGTGCGCACGGGGCCCGCCTCGTCGGCCCGAACTGCCTCGGCATCGCCTCCGCCGCCGTCGGGCTCAACGCGACCTTCGCGCCGCGCTCGTTCCCGGCAGGCCGCATCGGCTTCTCGTCGCAGTCCGGGGCGCTCGGCCTGGCGCTGCTCCAGCGCGCCGAGGCACGGGGCCTCGGCGTGTCCGCGTTCGTCTCGATCGGCAACAAGGCGGATGTGTCCTCGAACGACCTGCTCGAATGGTGGGAGGACGACGGCGGCACCGACCTCGTGCTGCTGTACGTGGAGTCGTTCGGCAACCCGCGCAAGTTCGCGCGCATCGCCCGCCGCGTCGCCCGCGACAAGCCCATCCTGGCGATGAAGAGCGGTCGCTCGCGGGCCGGGCAGAAGGCGGCGGGCTCGCATACCGCCGCGCTCGCCGGGTCCGACGCCGCCGTCGATGCGGTCTTCCGCCAGGCCGGCGTGCTCCGCGCCGACACGCTCGGGGAGCTGCTCGACGTCGCCGCCCTGCTCTCCACCCAGCCCGTCCCGCGCGGCCGCCGCGTCGCGGTGCTCACGAACGCGGGCGGCCTCGGCATCCTCTGCGCCGACGCCTGCGAGAGCGCCGGCCTCTCCCTTCCCCAGCTCTGCGAGGACACCCGCGCCGCGCTCGCCGCCGTGATGCCCGCCGAGGCGTCGACCGCGAACCCCGTCGACATGCTCGGCTCGGCCACGGCCGAGAGCTACCGGGCGGCGCTGCCGCTCGTGCTCGCCGATCCCGGCATCGACGCCGTCATCGTGCTCTTCGTCCCCCCCGTCGCGGTCGCGACCGCCGACGTCGGCGCGGCCGTCAGCGAGGCGGCCGCCGCGAGCGGCACCTCGAAGCCCGTGCTCGCCGCGATCCTCGCCGCCGAGGGCGCCCCATCCACCCTGCGCCGCGCCGCGCAGATCCCGTCGTTCGCCTACCCCGAGGCCGCCGCACGGGCGCTCGGCCGCGCAGCCGAGCGCGCCGAGTGGCTCAGGCGCGCGGCGGGAACGGTGCCACACCTCGACGGCATCGACCACGCAGCGGCCACGGAGGTCGTCGAGCGCGCGCTCGGCGGCGCGGCCGAGGCGTGGCTCGGGCCCGGCGACGTGCGCGCGCTGCTCGAGGCGTACGGCCTCCCCGTCGTCCCCGAGCTCGTCGCCGCGGGCCCGGAGGAGGCCGTAGCCGCCGCCGAGAAGCTCGGCTACCCGGCGGTCGTGAAGACGGCCGCGGCAGGCGTCCACAAGACCGAGAGCGGCGGCGTCGCGCTGGACCTCGCCTCCGCCGCGGACGTGCGCGCCGCGGCGGCGCGGATCGGCGGCTCCGTCATCGTGCAGCCGCTGATCAGCGGCGGCGTCGAGCTGCTCGCAGGCGTCGCACAGGATCCCGTGTTCGGCCCTCTCGTCGCGTTCGGCCCCGGCGGCATCCACGCGGAGCTGATCGGAGACGCCCAGTTCCGCCTCGCCCCGCTCACGGACGTCGACGCCGACGAGCTCGTCGGCGGCGGCAAGGCCGGCCGCCTCGTGGCCGGCTTCCGCGGCGCCCCTCCCGCCGACGCCGCGGCGCTCAGCGACGTGCTGCACCGGCTCTCCCGGCTCGCGGAGGACGTGCCCGAGCTCGCCGAGCTCGACCTCAACCCCGTGCTCGGGCTCGAGCACGGGGCCGTCGTCGTCGACGCCCGCGTGCGCCTCGCGCGCCCGCCGGCGCCCACCGGCCCGAAGTCCTGGTAG
- a CDS encoding gamma-glutamyltransferase family protein, whose amino-acid sequence MEIGFDALFRPGSAHTSGWRRMPAVAAEAMVATSHPLATRAGLAALDRGGNAVDAALAAAAVLTVAEPTDNGPGGDAFALVWDGATLHGANGSGRSPAVLDADRADAAGPRSVTVPGAVRLWADLAVRFGRLGLDAALAPAAALAESGLACTARIADKWARAERAPWPAPRVGERYRLPELGATLRGIAERGPQAFYEGPVAAAIASATWLEESDLAEHRTEWVEPLRHDYRGVEVCELPPNGQGAAALLALALYDGLEPGLHAQIEAMKLALADTRAVVHDGALPGDFLAPERLAARRALVRPAAALDPVLRLPRGGTTYLCAVDADGMAVSLIQSIYESFGSGVVAPGTGVSLHNRAAGFSAEPGHPNALAPGKRPYHTIIPGMLLEGGRMLGPFGVMGGPMQPQGHFQLLLRLVDHGDDPQAALDAPRWRVEGGRVVTLEPGLWQAAERLRLLGHDAVRGSSPHPFGVGQMILRCGEGLIGGSDGRGDGFAAGY is encoded by the coding sequence GTGGAGATCGGCTTCGACGCGCTGTTCCGCCCGGGCTCGGCACACACGAGCGGCTGGCGCCGGATGCCGGCCGTGGCCGCGGAGGCGATGGTGGCGACGAGCCATCCGCTCGCGACCCGCGCGGGCCTCGCTGCGCTCGACCGCGGCGGCAACGCGGTCGACGCGGCTCTCGCTGCCGCGGCCGTGCTCACCGTCGCCGAGCCGACCGACAACGGGCCGGGAGGGGACGCGTTCGCGCTGGTCTGGGACGGCGCGACGCTCCACGGGGCGAACGGCTCCGGCCGCTCGCCGGCCGTGCTCGACGCCGACCGCGCCGATGCGGCGGGGCCGCGGTCGGTGACGGTGCCGGGGGCCGTGCGCCTGTGGGCCGACCTCGCCGTGCGCTTCGGCCGGCTCGGGCTCGACGCGGCGTTGGCGCCGGCGGCCGCGCTCGCGGAGAGCGGCCTCGCGTGCACGGCGCGCATCGCGGACAAGTGGGCACGGGCGGAGCGTGCGCCGTGGCCCGCGCCCCGCGTGGGCGAGCGCTATCGGCTTCCCGAGCTCGGCGCGACGCTGCGGGGCATCGCCGAGCGCGGCCCGCAGGCGTTCTACGAGGGACCGGTGGCGGCGGCGATCGCGTCGGCGACGTGGCTCGAGGAGAGCGACCTGGCCGAGCACCGGACGGAGTGGGTCGAGCCGCTTCGGCACGACTACCGCGGTGTCGAGGTGTGCGAGCTGCCGCCCAACGGCCAGGGGGCGGCGGCGCTGCTCGCGCTCGCACTCTACGACGGTCTCGAGCCGGGCCTGCACGCGCAGATCGAGGCGATGAAGCTCGCGCTCGCCGACACGCGGGCGGTCGTGCACGACGGCGCGCTCCCCGGCGACTTCCTCGCTCCCGAGCGGCTGGCGGCGCGCCGGGCGCTCGTGCGGCCGGCGGCGGCGCTCGACCCGGTGCTCCGGCTGCCGCGCGGCGGCACGACGTACCTGTGCGCCGTCGATGCCGACGGCATGGCGGTGTCGCTGATCCAGAGCATCTACGAGTCGTTCGGCTCCGGCGTCGTCGCCCCCGGCACCGGTGTCTCGCTGCACAACCGCGCCGCCGGCTTCTCCGCCGAGCCCGGCCATCCCAACGCGCTCGCGCCGGGCAAGCGCCCGTACCACACGATCATCCCCGGCATGCTGCTCGAGGGCGGGCGCATGCTGGGGCCGTTCGGGGTGATGGGGGGCCCGATGCAGCCGCAGGGCCACTTCCAGCTTCTGCTGCGGCTCGTCGACCACGGCGACGACCCGCAGGCTGCTCTCGACGCCCCGCGCTGGCGCGTCGAGGGCGGTCGCGTCGTCACGCTCGAGCCGGGGTTGTGGCAGGCCGCGGAGCGGCTGCGCCTGCTCGGCCATGACGCCGTCCGCGGCTCGTCACCGCACCCGTTCGGCGTCGGCCAGATGATCCTGCGCTGCGGCGAGGGGCTGATCGGCGGCTCGGACGGCCGCGGCGACGGCTTCGCGGCGGGCTACTGA
- a CDS encoding helix-turn-helix transcriptional regulator, translating into MSGWTFLSHHAQVLLCIARDPDTRLRDVAVEAGITERAVQAIVNDLVAEGYVERTRVGRRNHYVVHDHVPLRHPLQRDIDVGTLLRMFAPRGRR; encoded by the coding sequence ATGAGCGGCTGGACGTTCCTGTCGCATCACGCCCAGGTGCTGCTCTGCATCGCCCGCGACCCCGACACGCGACTGCGGGACGTCGCCGTCGAGGCGGGGATCACGGAGCGCGCCGTGCAGGCGATCGTGAACGACCTCGTCGCGGAGGGATACGTGGAGCGCACGCGCGTCGGCCGCCGCAACCACTACGTCGTCCACGATCACGTGCCGCTGCGGCATCCGCTGCAGCGCGACATCGACGTGGGGACGCTCCTGCGCATGTTCGCCCCGCGCGGGCGCCGCTGA
- a CDS encoding heavy metal translocating P-type ATPase, whose amino-acid sequence MRARLLALTALAAIACGGVLWLLDHPGLADLAWGVGAAAVLVPLALATARALGRGDVGVDAIALIAIAWSLLLGEQLAAVIVALMMSGGEALESWAAGRARRELRLLVERAPRIAHRHADGAVEEVAVEELQPADVVVVRAGEVVPADGTVVRGEAVIDESALTGEPLPVTIAAGADVRSGTANAGDAFDLRVTRPAAESAYAAIVRLVREAESDRSRFTRLADRYAAFFLPFSLAVAGIAWLATGDAKRGLAVMVVATPCPLILAAPIAFVAGLSRAARAGVIVKGAGALERLGAARTVLLDKTGTLTLGAPDVERVVPLGSLPAGEVLRLAASLDQMSVHVLADSLVRDARRRGLALAVPTAVTEDAGHGIAGEVEGRHVAVGSSGWLAAQGIAGVGERSRGEDGADDAGRAEVLVAVDGALEGIVVMGDRLRPGAESLAGDLRDAGISEIALVTGDRREVADEVARLAGIDRVLAEQTPEDKLDAVRAMIGAHGESGAVVMVGDGINDAPALALADVGIAMAGKGATVSSEAADVVITVDRADRIALSIRIGRRSVHIARQSVTVGLGLSITAMIVAAFGYLPPVWGALLQEVIDVAVILNALRALRG is encoded by the coding sequence ATGAGAGCCCGCCTGCTCGCACTCACCGCACTCGCCGCGATCGCCTGCGGCGGCGTGCTCTGGCTGCTCGACCACCCGGGCCTCGCCGACCTGGCCTGGGGCGTGGGCGCCGCCGCCGTGCTCGTGCCGCTCGCCCTCGCCACGGCACGCGCGCTCGGCCGCGGCGACGTCGGGGTCGACGCCATCGCCCTCATCGCCATCGCCTGGTCGCTCCTCCTCGGAGAGCAGCTCGCCGCCGTGATCGTCGCGCTGATGATGAGCGGCGGCGAGGCGCTCGAGTCGTGGGCCGCGGGCCGCGCCCGCCGCGAGCTGCGGCTGCTCGTCGAGCGCGCCCCGCGCATCGCCCACCGCCACGCCGACGGAGCGGTCGAGGAGGTCGCGGTCGAGGAGCTGCAGCCGGCCGACGTCGTCGTCGTGCGCGCCGGCGAGGTCGTCCCCGCCGACGGCACCGTCGTCCGCGGGGAGGCCGTCATCGACGAGTCCGCGCTCACCGGCGAGCCGCTGCCGGTGACGATCGCGGCCGGCGCCGACGTCCGCTCGGGCACGGCCAACGCCGGCGACGCGTTCGATCTCCGCGTCACGCGGCCGGCGGCGGAGAGCGCCTACGCGGCCATCGTCCGGCTCGTGCGCGAGGCGGAGAGCGACCGCTCGCGCTTCACGCGTCTCGCCGACCGCTACGCCGCCTTCTTCCTCCCCTTCAGCCTCGCCGTCGCCGGCATCGCCTGGCTCGCGACCGGAGACGCGAAACGAGGGCTCGCGGTGATGGTGGTCGCGACTCCGTGCCCGCTCATCCTCGCCGCGCCGATCGCGTTCGTGGCAGGGCTCTCCCGTGCCGCTCGCGCCGGCGTCATCGTCAAGGGTGCAGGCGCGCTCGAGCGCCTCGGCGCGGCGCGCACCGTCCTGCTCGACAAGACGGGCACCCTCACGCTCGGAGCGCCGGACGTCGAGCGGGTCGTGCCGCTCGGATCGCTGCCCGCAGGCGAGGTGCTACGGCTCGCGGCCTCGCTCGACCAGATGTCGGTGCACGTGCTGGCGGACAGCCTCGTCCGCGACGCGCGCCGGCGCGGTCTCGCGCTCGCCGTGCCGACGGCCGTCACGGAGGACGCCGGCCACGGCATAGCCGGCGAGGTCGAGGGCCGCCACGTCGCCGTCGGCTCGAGCGGCTGGCTCGCGGCGCAGGGCATCGCCGGCGTGGGCGAGCGCTCCCGCGGCGAGGACGGAGCGGACGACGCCGGTCGCGCCGAGGTGCTCGTCGCCGTGGACGGAGCGCTCGAGGGCATCGTCGTGATGGGAGACCGGCTGCGCCCCGGCGCCGAGAGCCTCGCCGGCGACCTGCGGGACGCGGGCATCTCCGAGATCGCACTCGTCACCGGCGACCGCCGCGAAGTCGCCGACGAGGTCGCGCGCCTTGCCGGCATCGACCGCGTGCTCGCCGAGCAGACACCCGAGGACAAGCTCGATGCGGTTCGGGCGATGATCGGCGCGCACGGCGAGAGCGGGGCCGTCGTCATGGTCGGAGACGGGATCAACGACGCCCCCGCCCTGGCGCTCGCCGACGTCGGCATCGCGATGGCGGGCAAGGGCGCCACGGTGTCGTCCGAGGCGGCCGACGTCGTCATCACCGTCGACCGCGCCGACCGCATCGCGCTCTCGATCCGCATCGGCCGCCGCTCCGTCCACATCGCCCGCCAGAGCGTCACCGTCGGGCTCGGGCTCTCGATCACGGCGATGATCGTCGCCGCGTTCGGCTACCTGCCGCCCGTGTGGGGCGCGCTGCTGCAAGAGGTGATCGACGTCGCGGTCATCCTCAACGCGCTCCGGGCGCTGCGCGGCTGA